In a single window of the Alphaproteobacteria bacterium LSUCC0684 genome:
- the mazG gene encoding nucleoside triphosphate pyrophosphohydrolase encodes MTDHTTPPAAPPPAGRTNAEKNLTALISVMATLRDPEKGCAWDLNQTHESISPYTIEEAYEVAEAIQEGNPETIRDELGDLLLQVVFQARIGEEAGHFDFASIADSITEKMIRRHPHIFGDDRYRDSDEQRKAWEDIKEAERHAKKEKGTLDGVASTLPPVTRAVKLQKRAARVGFDWTDPADVLAKIREEIDEVEMEMKADTKDRKSLEAELGDLLFAVINLARKCQIDPDHAINLTNRKFINRFTVMERLAKSQGKSFPDSTLAEMEEWWTQAKREESQG; translated from the coding sequence ATGACTGATCACACAACCCCTCCAGCCGCCCCCCCTCCAGCCGGGCGGACCAACGCCGAAAAAAATCTTACAGCCCTGATCTCGGTAATGGCAACATTACGAGACCCTGAAAAGGGATGTGCGTGGGATCTCAACCAGACGCATGAGAGCATCTCCCCCTATACGATCGAAGAAGCGTATGAAGTCGCCGAAGCCATCCAGGAGGGAAATCCTGAAACCATCCGGGACGAGCTCGGGGATCTGCTGCTTCAGGTTGTCTTTCAGGCCCGGATCGGGGAAGAAGCCGGTCATTTTGATTTTGCCTCCATCGCCGACAGCATCACCGAAAAGATGATTCGTCGCCATCCGCATATCTTCGGGGATGACCGGTATCGCGACAGCGACGAACAACGCAAGGCCTGGGAAGATATCAAGGAAGCCGAACGCCACGCCAAGAAAGAGAAGGGAACACTCGACGGGGTGGCGAGCACCCTGCCGCCGGTCACCCGCGCCGTCAAACTCCAGAAACGGGCAGCGCGAGTCGGCTTTGACTGGACCGACCCCGCCGATGTACTTGCCAAGATACGGGAGGAAATTGACGAGGTTGAAATGGAGATGAAAGCCGATACCAAGGACAGGAAATCCCTTGAGGCGGAACTCGGCGATCTGCTCTTTGCCGTGATCAATCTGGCCCGGAAATGCCAGATTGATCCAGATCATGCAATTAACTTAACAAATCGTAAATTTATCAACCGTTTTACGGTGATGGAACGCCTTGCCAAAAGCCAAGGCAAGAGTTTTCCAGACAGCACGCTTGCAGAAATGGAAGAATGGTGGACGCAAGCCAAGAGAGAGGAAAGCCAAGGCTGA
- a CDS encoding DUF502 domain-containing protein, producing MSINDSPDAENKTGTSVFGYLRRWFLAGFLVTAPILLTGYLTWLIIGIIDGYVSNFLPENLNPQTYVDFPLPGFGLIIGGLTIIIIGALTTGFLGRSLLRFGERMLNGVPVIRSVYGATKQIMETVMASQSDAFREVVLIEYPRRGIWAIGFVTGTTRGEVQNMSKEQLVNVFVPTTPNPTSGFLLFFPREDLITLEMGVEEAVKMVVSGGIVTPSDPRADRKPKALSSMKTAAKTPARKKSGPRTKASPKS from the coding sequence ATGTCCATAAATGACTCCCCGGATGCGGAAAACAAAACCGGTACTTCTGTCTTCGGCTACCTGAGGCGCTGGTTTCTTGCCGGGTTTCTGGTAACGGCACCGATCCTGCTGACCGGCTACCTGACCTGGCTCATCATCGGCATTATCGACGGGTATGTATCGAATTTCCTGCCCGAGAACCTGAACCCGCAGACCTATGTTGATTTCCCGCTTCCAGGTTTCGGGCTGATCATCGGTGGATTGACGATCATTATCATCGGGGCACTGACCACCGGATTTCTGGGCCGTTCCCTGTTGCGTTTTGGTGAACGCATGCTGAACGGCGTGCCGGTGATCCGGTCTGTCTATGGCGCGACCAAGCAGATCATGGAAACGGTAATGGCCAGCCAGTCTGATGCGTTCCGTGAAGTGGTGCTGATCGAATATCCGCGGCGCGGCATATGGGCAATCGGTTTTGTGACCGGTACCACCCGTGGTGAAGTCCAGAACATGTCAAAGGAACAACTGGTCAATGTGTTTGTGCCGACAACGCCGAACCCGACGTCAGGATTTCTCTTGTTTTTCCCGCGCGAGGATCTCATCACCCTTGAAATGGGGGTGGAAGAGGCGGTCAAGATGGTTGTCTCCGGCGGTATTGTGACGCCGAGTGACCCTCGGGCTGACCGCAAGCCGAAAGCTCTTTCATCCATGAAAACCGCCGCAAAAACACCAGCCCGGAAAAAATCAGGGCCACGGACAAAAGCATCACCCAAAAGCTGA
- a CDS encoding succinate dehydrogenase assembly factor 2, which yields MTETHTQRVRRLIYRSAYTGTRETDLLLGGFARDVLPGMDAAGLDAYEELLDAGDPSIWAWVSGQEDRPEGMENPALDALIRWSREQHR from the coding sequence ATGACCGAAACCCACACCCAGCGCGTCCGCCGATTGATCTATCGATCCGCCTATACCGGCACCAGGGAGACCGATCTGCTTCTTGGGGGATTTGCCCGTGATGTTCTGCCCGGGATGGATGCGGCAGGTCTGGATGCGTATGAAGAGCTTCTTGACGCGGGCGATCCGTCGATCTGGGCCTGGGTCAGCGGCCAGGAAGATCGCCCCGAGGGCATGGAAAATCCTGCCCTTGATGCGTTGATCCGCTGGTCGCGGGAGCAGCACCGCTAG
- the hfq gene encoding RNA chaperone Hfq has translation MATEKSHNLQEIFLNSVRKDHIAVTVFLVNGVKLQGIITWFDNFCLLLKRDQHVQLVYKHAISTIMPAVPVNLIVDPQEELGELEQLEE, from the coding sequence ATGGCTACAGAGAAGAGCCACAATCTGCAGGAAATTTTCCTGAATTCCGTTCGCAAGGATCACATTGCCGTTACGGTGTTTCTGGTCAATGGTGTCAAGTTACAGGGAATTATCACCTGGTTTGATAATTTCTGTTTACTGCTGAAACGTGATCAACATGTCCAGCTGGTCTACAAACACGCCATTTCCACCATTATGCCCGCCGTGCCGGTGAACCTCATCGTGGACCCACAGGAGGAGCTGGGGGAACTGGAGCAACTGGAGGAGTGA
- the recG gene encoding ATP-dependent DNA helicase RecG — protein sequence MTTPADFQHFRRPEELFRLFARVTALPGVGDKVAKLLEKRMGGLVIDLLRHLPVGLIDRTKRPPLNMVEHGSVITVEVTITGHDKPPKGSRRPMRVTAQNDTGVLDIIFFHARGDYVEKLLPIGAKRIISGRAEWFQHKIQMAHPDHVVAPEKAEQLPQLEPVYPLTAGLTAKLLARAMAAAIERIPQLEEWIDADILARFNWPSWDAAMREVHAPKKEADVLPGSPTRARLAYDELLANQLALALVRLGSSRQTGRIIEGDGALREKLLSSLPFELTRAQQRVVTEIEADQRSGDRMLRLIQGDVGSGKTLVALMAMLNAVEAGSQAAMLVPTEILARQHHQTLTRMLAPLGLVPGLLMGKMKAAEKRAVLEGLADGSIPIVIGTHALLTDTVTFHDLALGVVDEQHRFGVRQRLVLGEKGRGVDVLVMTATPIPRTLAMTSYGDLLSSRIDEKPPGRKEVTTTALPLERVDDVIGRLRVALGNGQRVYWICPLVDESDVLDVAAAEERHIMLKAALPQTKISLVHGRMDAEMRETAMEDFRSGESQLLVATTVVEVGVDVPEASIMIIEHAERFGLAQMHQLRGRVGRGKESANCLLLYKGPLSDTAKARLNIMRESNDGFRIAEEDLRLRGPGEVLGRRQSGDPDFQLADLAYHGDLLELARDQVLAVIEQNPTLTGAQGQRLKTLLALFERDMAVTYLSGG from the coding sequence GTGACGACACCGGCAGATTTTCAGCATTTCAGGAGACCCGAAGAGCTGTTTCGCCTCTTCGCCCGGGTCACCGCGCTGCCAGGTGTCGGCGACAAGGTGGCCAAACTGCTCGAAAAACGGATGGGCGGTCTTGTCATTGATCTGCTGAGGCATCTGCCTGTGGGCCTTATTGACCGGACAAAACGTCCGCCGCTCAATATGGTGGAACATGGCAGTGTCATCACCGTTGAAGTGACGATCACCGGCCACGACAAGCCCCCCAAGGGAAGCCGGCGGCCGATGCGGGTGACAGCGCAAAACGACACCGGGGTGCTGGATATCATCTTTTTTCACGCCCGGGGGGATTATGTTGAAAAACTGCTGCCCATCGGCGCCAAACGCATCATCAGCGGCCGGGCTGAATGGTTTCAGCACAAAATCCAGATGGCGCATCCGGATCATGTGGTGGCACCGGAAAAAGCCGAACAGCTGCCGCAGCTCGAGCCTGTCTATCCCCTGACGGCCGGGTTGACCGCAAAACTCCTCGCCCGGGCCATGGCAGCCGCCATTGAACGTATCCCCCAACTTGAGGAATGGATCGATGCGGATATCCTTGCCCGGTTCAACTGGCCTTCCTGGGATGCGGCGATGCGTGAAGTCCATGCCCCGAAGAAAGAGGCGGATGTGCTGCCGGGAAGCCCGACCCGGGCAAGGCTCGCCTATGACGAGCTTCTTGCCAATCAGCTGGCACTGGCGCTGGTGCGCCTCGGCTCAAGCCGGCAGACAGGACGGATCATCGAAGGTGACGGGGCACTGCGGGAAAAACTGCTCTCCTCCCTGCCTTTCGAGCTGACCCGGGCCCAGCAACGGGTGGTGACGGAAATCGAGGCCGATCAGCGCTCGGGGGACCGGATGCTCCGCCTGATCCAGGGAGATGTCGGCTCCGGCAAGACACTGGTTGCGCTGATGGCCATGCTCAATGCCGTGGAAGCCGGAAGCCAGGCGGCGATGCTGGTGCCGACGGAAATACTTGCCCGCCAGCATCACCAGACACTCACCCGAATGCTTGCCCCGCTCGGGCTTGTGCCCGGCCTGCTCATGGGCAAGATGAAGGCAGCGGAAAAGCGGGCCGTTCTCGAAGGGCTTGCCGATGGCAGCATCCCCATTGTCATCGGCACCCACGCTCTGCTGACCGATACCGTCACGTTCCACGATCTGGCCCTTGGGGTGGTCGATGAGCAGCATCGTTTCGGGGTCAGGCAACGTCTTGTGCTTGGCGAAAAGGGTCGAGGCGTCGATGTGCTGGTCATGACGGCAACGCCGATCCCGAGAACACTTGCCATGACGTCTTATGGCGATCTTTTGTCTTCGAGAATTGACGAAAAGCCGCCTGGCCGCAAGGAGGTCACCACCACCGCCCTGCCCCTTGAGCGCGTCGATGATGTCATCGGCCGGTTGCGGGTGGCACTTGGCAACGGCCAGCGGGTGTACTGGATCTGCCCGCTGGTGGATGAAAGCGATGTGCTTGACGTGGCCGCGGCGGAAGAACGCCATATCATGCTGAAAGCCGCCCTGCCGCAAACGAAAATTTCGCTTGTGCATGGACGTATGGATGCCGAAATGCGCGAGACCGCCATGGAAGACTTCCGATCCGGCGAAAGCCAGCTGCTCGTCGCCACCACGGTGGTTGAAGTTGGCGTCGATGTTCCCGAAGCCAGCATCATGATCATCGAGCATGCCGAACGCTTTGGACTTGCCCAGATGCATCAGCTGAGGGGGCGCGTGGGCCGGGGCAAGGAAAGCGCCAACTGTCTTCTGCTCTATAAGGGACCGCTTTCAGATACCGCCAAGGCAAGGCTCAACATCATGCGGGAGAGCAACGACGGATTCCGCATTGCCGAAGAAGATCTCAGACTTCGCGGCCCCGGTGAAGTGCTCGGGCGACGTCAATCCGGTGACCCTGATTTCCAGCTGGCGGATCTGGCCTATCATGGAGATCTTCTGGAACTGGCGCGTGATCAGGTGCTTGCGGTCATCGAACAAAACCCGACTCTGACCGGCGCTCAAGGACAGCGGCTAAAGACCCTGCTTGCGCTGTTTGAACGTGACATGGCGGTGACGTATCTATCCGGGGGATAA
- the mfd gene encoding transcription-repair coupling factor has product MFSYFDEWQKASSGNLWGVPDGADALALKALADTHGGQAVHVGLDDAGLARMRASLELVGVTEDQILTFPAWDCLPYDRISPNGIITGQRLSCLAALNSAPDAPRFVLTTINAWLQRVPPPSHFQGASLHLAAGGNLSPKDISQFAIQHAYRRADTVREAGEYAIRGSIVDIFPPGAEDPVRVDFFDTEIETIKRFDAETQRSMDKVEAVTLHPVSEFILDEATITAFRGRYRELFGADATRDPLYLSVSEGRHHPGMEQMLPLFHDMLVPFSAYIGRKPVLIDPDVPQAAAQRLAQIDDFFTARREASEDAETELVWRPLPPESLYLSSKEWESRKDARVFHQLSRFSRQEGEAGEGFDLQGRRGTIYHTAATESRLAGEASSISPSRAVAEAAVELARDNIVLLAASTEGARVRMDELIAEHLPARLAIHPVADFLSLEKGKVHSVIWPIEDGFVLPGCVVITEKDIYGSRIARPQGKRRRAENFLREVSSLAVGDFVVHVDHGIGRYEGLEKITTGGIDHDCLLIVYAGGDKLFLPVENIDLLSRYGKEGSDAQLDRLGGASWQARKARIKGRVRDIADQLIKVAALRQTATCEPILPDAGSFAEFCQRFPYAETDDQLDTIGDVMDDLASGRVMDRLICGDVGFGKTEVAMRAAFAVAMAGFQVAVITPTTLLARQHGKTFKDRFQGFPLRIGVLSRMTGSGAATQLRKDIATGDCQIIVGTHALLSKSVSYSNLGLVIVDEEQNFGVTQKERLKSLRGDIHVLTLSATPIPRTLQMALSGVREMSIIATPPVDRLAVRTSVGPWDPVVLAEAIRRERFRGGQVFCVCPRIDHLERVYTRLQTMVPEARIITAHGQMPAADLDEAMTNFGEGGGDVLLSTNIIESGIDIPSANTMIIHRADMFGLSQLYQLRGRVGRSRQRAYAFLTTDPTRLLTPNSRRRLEVMQTLDALGAGFSLASYDLDIRGAGNLLGDEQSGHVREVGVELYQEMLKEAVIAARMGEGDGEPEDKAWSPVINLGAAVLLPDSYVEDLTVRLSLYRRIAALETMEELDQLSAELVDRFGPIPDQARNLLDTITIKILCRMANVVRIDAGPKGLSLSFRNNTFPNPERLIGHIASKAGRLQLAQDHRLVMKQALPLSSRARVIREQLQELVALTV; this is encoded by the coding sequence ATGTTTTCCTATTTCGATGAATGGCAGAAGGCGTCTTCGGGCAATCTGTGGGGTGTTCCGGACGGTGCCGATGCGCTGGCACTGAAAGCACTTGCCGATACCCATGGCGGGCAGGCTGTCCATGTCGGTCTTGATGATGCCGGACTTGCCCGGATGCGGGCATCGCTTGAGCTGGTGGGCGTAACCGAAGATCAGATCCTGACATTTCCAGCCTGGGATTGTCTGCCCTATGACCGGATCTCACCCAATGGCATCATCACCGGCCAGCGGCTCAGCTGTCTTGCCGCGCTCAACTCAGCCCCTGATGCGCCGCGCTTTGTCCTGACAACGATCAATGCCTGGCTGCAAAGGGTGCCGCCACCGTCGCATTTTCAAGGGGCATCCCTGCATCTGGCCGCAGGCGGCAATCTGTCGCCCAAGGATATCAGCCAGTTTGCCATCCAGCATGCCTACCGCCGGGCGGATACGGTTCGCGAAGCAGGGGAATACGCCATTCGCGGCAGTATTGTCGATATCTTTCCGCCGGGCGCCGAAGATCCGGTTCGGGTTGATTTCTTTGATACCGAAATAGAAACAATCAAGAGATTCGATGCCGAAACCCAGCGCAGCATGGATAAGGTGGAGGCGGTCACCCTGCATCCGGTGAGTGAATTTATCCTGGATGAAGCGACGATCACCGCCTTTCGTGGCCGCTATCGGGAGTTGTTCGGTGCCGACGCCACGCGCGACCCGCTTTACCTCTCGGTGAGCGAGGGCAGGCATCACCCCGGGATGGAGCAGATGCTGCCGCTGTTTCACGATATGCTGGTGCCGTTTTCCGCCTATATCGGCCGCAAGCCTGTCCTGATCGACCCGGATGTTCCGCAGGCAGCGGCGCAACGGCTGGCCCAGATCGATGATTTCTTCACCGCCCGCCGGGAGGCGAGCGAGGACGCGGAAACAGAACTTGTCTGGCGGCCGCTGCCACCGGAAAGCCTCTACCTTTCCTCAAAAGAATGGGAAAGCCGGAAAGATGCGCGGGTCTTCCACCAGCTCAGCCGCTTTTCGCGTCAGGAAGGCGAGGCGGGCGAGGGATTTGATCTTCAGGGGCGCCGCGGCACCATTTATCATACCGCGGCAACCGAAAGCCGTCTTGCCGGGGAGGCGTCATCGATCTCGCCCAGCCGAGCGGTGGCGGAAGCTGCGGTTGAACTTGCCCGGGATAATATCGTTCTACTCGCCGCCTCTACCGAAGGGGCAAGGGTGCGGATGGATGAACTGATTGCCGAACATCTTCCCGCCAGGCTTGCCATTCATCCGGTGGCGGATTTCCTTTCTCTTGAGAAGGGGAAAGTCCATTCCGTCATCTGGCCGATTGAAGACGGTTTTGTCCTGCCCGGATGCGTGGTGATTACGGAAAAGGATATTTACGGCTCCCGTATCGCCCGCCCGCAAGGCAAGCGCCGCCGGGCGGAAAATTTCCTGCGTGAAGTCTCCAGCCTCGCGGTAGGTGATTTCGTTGTCCATGTCGATCACGGCATCGGCCGCTATGAAGGTCTTGAGAAGATCACCACCGGCGGGATAGACCATGATTGCCTGCTGATTGTCTATGCCGGTGGCGATAAACTCTTTCTGCCGGTGGAAAATATCGATCTTCTGTCTCGCTACGGCAAGGAAGGGAGCGACGCCCAACTGGACCGGCTTGGCGGCGCCTCCTGGCAGGCCCGCAAGGCGCGGATCAAGGGCCGGGTTCGTGATATCGCCGATCAGCTTATCAAGGTTGCCGCCCTCCGGCAGACCGCCACCTGTGAGCCGATACTCCCCGATGCAGGAAGTTTTGCTGAATTCTGCCAGCGCTTCCCTTACGCGGAAACAGATGATCAGCTCGATACGATTGGCGATGTCATGGATGATCTGGCATCCGGCCGGGTCATGGACAGGCTGATCTGCGGCGATGTCGGGTTCGGCAAGACCGAAGTAGCCATGCGGGCGGCTTTCGCCGTGGCCATGGCCGGGTTTCAGGTTGCGGTGATCACGCCGACAACGCTTCTCGCACGCCAGCATGGCAAGACCTTTAAGGATCGGTTTCAGGGCTTTCCCCTGCGCATCGGTGTGTTGTCGCGGATGACAGGTTCAGGGGCGGCAACCCAGCTCCGCAAGGATATCGCGACCGGTGATTGCCAGATCATTGTCGGCACCCATGCCCTGCTTTCGAAATCGGTGTCCTACAGCAATCTCGGGCTTGTCATCGTCGATGAAGAGCAGAATTTCGGCGTGACGCAGAAAGAGCGGCTCAAATCCCTCCGCGGGGATATTCATGTCCTCACCCTGAGCGCGACGCCCATACCCCGGACCTTGCAGATGGCGCTCAGCGGCGTGCGGGAGATGTCGATCATCGCCACCCCGCCGGTGGACCGGCTTGCCGTCCGCACCTCGGTGGGGCCGTGGGATCCGGTGGTCCTGGCCGAAGCCATCCGGCGTGAGCGGTTTCGCGGCGGTCAGGTGTTCTGCGTCTGCCCGAGGATAGATCATCTTGAGCGTGTCTACACAAGGCTTCAGACAATGGTGCCCGAAGCCCGAATCATCACCGCCCATGGCCAGATGCCGGCAGCTGATCTTGACGAGGCGATGACGAATTTTGGCGAAGGTGGCGGCGATGTCCTTCTTTCCACCAATATCATCGAAAGCGGAATTGATATCCCTTCGGCCAATACGATGATCATTCATCGCGCCGATATGTTCGGCCTTTCCCAGCTCTACCAGCTCCGTGGCCGCGTCGGCCGCAGTCGCCAGCGGGCCTATGCCTTCCTGACCACGGACCCGACGCGTCTGCTGACCCCGAATTCCCGCCGCCGGCTTGAGGTGATGCAGACCCTTGACGCCCTCGGCGCCGGGTTCTCTCTCGCCTCATATGATCTTGATATTCGCGGTGCTGGCAATCTTCTCGGCGATGAGCAATCCGGCCATGTCCGCGAAGTCGGGGTTGAACTCTATCAGGAAATGCTGAAAGAGGCGGTGATCGCGGCCAGGATGGGAGAAGGGGATGGCGAGCCCGAAGACAAGGCTTGGTCACCTGTCATCAATCTTGGCGCGGCGGTCTTGCTTCCCGACAGTTATGTTGAGGATCTCACGGTCAGGCTCTCTCTCTACCGCCGGATTGCGGCACTTGAGACCATGGAAGAGCTTGATCAGCTCTCGGCGGAACTTGTCGACCGCTTCGGCCCGATACCTGATCAGGCCCGCAATCTTCTTGATACCATCACCATCAAGATCCTCTGCCGGATGGCCAATGTTGTCCGGATTGACGCCGGACCCAAGGGGTTGAGCCTGTCGTTCCGCAACAACACCTTCCCCAACCCGGAAAGGCTGATCGGTCATATCGCCTCAAAGGCAGGGCGGTTGCAACTCGCCCAGGATCATCGGCTGGTGATGAAACAGGCCCTGCCCCTGTCAAGCCGTGCCAGAGTCATTCGCGAACAGCTCCAGGAGCTTGTCGCCCTTACCGTCTAG
- a CDS encoding D-amino-acid transaminase: protein MSRIAYVNGQYLPHTHAEVHIDDRGYQFGDGVYEVVSVINGVLADEDWHLDRLEFSLGELGIPMPMSRPALKIVIRNIIRMNSVTFGLVYFQVTRGVMRRDHAINSALTPQMIMTAKHLTFPERDSTRAVKVVTVPDQRWQRRDIKTTQLLPNCIAKTKAVEAGAYEALMVDDTGYITEGSSSNAWIVTREGELVTRPATYDILNGITRKAVLAIAAERNLKIVERAFTPDEAKAAAEAFVTSASSLITPVGQIDETTIGDGEAGPVSMALRQAYFDHISQAAE, encoded by the coding sequence ATGTCTCGAATAGCTTATGTCAACGGTCAATATCTTCCCCACACCCATGCCGAAGTGCATATCGATGATCGCGGGTACCAGTTCGGGGATGGCGTTTATGAAGTCGTATCGGTGATCAATGGCGTCTTGGCGGATGAAGACTGGCATCTGGACCGGCTTGAGTTTTCGCTTGGTGAGCTTGGCATTCCCATGCCGATGTCGCGTCCGGCGCTGAAAATCGTCATTCGCAATATCATCCGCATGAATTCGGTCACCTTCGGTCTTGTGTATTTTCAGGTGACGCGTGGGGTTATGCGCCGCGATCATGCCATCAACTCGGCACTGACCCCGCAGATGATCATGACCGCCAAGCATCTTACCTTCCCGGAACGTGACAGCACCCGCGCCGTCAAGGTGGTCACCGTGCCGGATCAGCGCTGGCAGCGGCGTGATATCAAGACAACCCAGTTATTGCCGAACTGTATTGCCAAGACAAAAGCGGTCGAGGCGGGCGCCTATGAAGCGTTGATGGTCGATGACACGGGCTATATCACCGAGGGATCAAGCTCGAACGCCTGGATCGTTACCAGGGAAGGTGAGCTTGTCACCCGGCCTGCCACCTACGATATCCTGAACGGAATCACCCGGAAAGCCGTGCTGGCCATCGCCGCGGAACGAAATCTGAAGATCGTGGAACGGGCCTTCACTCCTGATGAGGCGAAAGCCGCCGCCGAAGCCTTCGTGACCAGCGCATCATCGCTTATCACGCCGGTGGGCCAGATTGACGAGACAACCATCGGCGATGGCGAAGCCGGGCCGGTTTCCATGGCGCTCCGGCAGGCATATTTTGATCATATTTCCCAGGCTGCCGAATAA
- the trkA gene encoding Trk system potassium transporter TrkA yields MNIIICGTGQVGMSIAAHLALDNNVTIVDTHADRVQRAAETSNLRGVIGVSSHPDILEQAGAKDADMIIAVTDSDEVNMVACQVAHSLYNTPMKIARVRARSYLNPVFGDLYSPENLPIDHIISPEAEVSDAVSRRLRVPGAFDVANMCDNRVRIIGVRCTSSCPILGSPIRYLTDLFEDLKITIVAILRGGDVIVPRDGSVKMKEGDQVYFVCEESHMSRAMASFGHEEPESRKVLIAGGGTIGKMVAADVLQKIDNSRCTIIEENKEMANEAAHLLPDIMVIHGDALDPDRLSEGDVADADTFVALTNDDEVNVLSSLLARRFGATHTVTLVNMASFVPLISTLGVDSVINPPAITVSSILRHVRRGRIRDIHTIIEDKGEFMEVEAMPSSPLVGVPLRSANLPKNAAVGAIVRGDEVITARGDTMIEPNDKVILFSARHAVPEVEKLLSVRPDFF; encoded by the coding sequence ATGAACATCATTATCTGTGGCACTGGCCAGGTTGGCATGTCGATCGCCGCCCATCTGGCTTTGGATAATAACGTCACCATTGTCGATACACATGCGGACAGGGTTCAGCGGGCGGCCGAAACAAGCAATCTGCGCGGCGTGATCGGGGTGTCGTCGCATCCGGATATTCTTGAGCAGGCCGGCGCCAAGGATGCCGATATGATCATCGCCGTGACCGATTCCGACGAAGTCAACATGGTGGCCTGTCAGGTTGCGCATTCGCTCTACAACACGCCGATGAAAATTGCCCGTGTCCGGGCCAGGTCCTACCTCAATCCGGTATTTGGTGATCTCTACAGCCCGGAAAATCTGCCGATCGATCATATTATCTCACCCGAAGCCGAAGTCTCTGATGCGGTCAGCCGTCGTCTTAGGGTGCCGGGGGCATTCGATGTTGCGAACATGTGCGACAACAGGGTCCGGATTATCGGTGTTCGCTGCACCAGTTCCTGCCCTATACTCGGCTCGCCCATTCGCTACCTGACCGATCTCTTCGAAGATCTCAAGATCACGATTGTCGCGATCCTCCGTGGCGGAGATGTGATCGTTCCCCGTGATGGTTCGGTCAAGATGAAGGAAGGCGATCAGGTCTATTTTGTCTGTGAGGAAAGTCACATGTCCCGGGCGATGGCGTCCTTCGGGCATGAAGAGCCGGAGAGCCGCAAGGTCCTGATCGCAGGCGGCGGAACGATCGGCAAGATGGTTGCCGCCGATGTGCTGCAGAAGATTGATAATTCACGCTGCACGATCATCGAGGAAAACAAGGAGATGGCAAATGAAGCCGCGCATCTCCTGCCGGATATCATGGTCATCCATGGCGACGCGCTTGATCCGGACCGGCTCAGTGAAGGCGATGTGGCGGATGCGGATACCTTTGTTGCCCTCACCAATGATGATGAGGTGAACGTCCTCTCATCACTGCTGGCACGTCGATTTGGTGCAACCCATACCGTCACGCTTGTAAATATGGCGAGTTTCGTGCCGCTGATCTCAACCCTGGGCGTGGATTCGGTTATCAATCCTCCGGCGATCACCGTCTCATCTATTCTGCGTCATGTTCGACGTGGCCGGATCAGGGATATCCACACCATCATCGAGGACAAGGGTGAGTTCATGGAAGTTGAGGCCATGCCGTCTTCGCCGCTGGTCGGGGTGCCGTTGCGGTCAGCCAATCTGCCCAAAAATGCGGCCGTGGGCGCGATCGTTCGCGGTGATGAGGTGATCACGGCGCGTGGCGACACGATGATTGAGCCCAACGACAAGGTGATACTGTTTTCTGCCCGTCATGCGGTACCCGAAGTTGAAAAACTCTTGTCGGTCCGCCCCGATTTCTTCTGA
- a CDS encoding DsbA family oxidoreductase gives MSMKTTISVDIFSDVICPWCMIGKKRLEDAALLHGGVTLKINWRAFLLNPNMPPEGMERKTYIQNKFGNAGPSFYARIAATGKDAGIVFQFDAIKRTPDSRPALLLVLGADKAANDVKGDIFHAYFQKGVDISDDAFLGDLAKRYQIPHPASESLRRKLEKDLGEAARLGIQGVPYFVFENQWAISGAHPPESFLPLIDAAIAQKTSP, from the coding sequence ATGAGCATGAAAACAACCATAAGCGTGGATATTTTTTCCGATGTCATCTGCCCCTGGTGCATGATCGGCAAGAAACGGCTCGAAGATGCCGCCCTGCTGCATGGCGGTGTTACGCTCAAGATCAACTGGCGTGCCTTTCTGCTCAACCCGAACATGCCCCCCGAAGGCATGGAGCGTAAAACCTATATCCAGAACAAGTTTGGCAATGCCGGGCCGAGTTTCTATGCGCGGATTGCCGCCACCGGCAAAGATGCCGGGATCGTTTTTCAATTTGACGCGATCAAGCGGACACCGGACAGCCGCCCGGCCCTTCTGCTTGTGCTCGGGGCAGACAAGGCGGCCAATGACGTCAAGGGGGACATATTTCACGCCTATTTCCAGAAGGGTGTCGATATCAGTGATGATGCGTTTCTTGGCGATCTTGCCAAGCGATATCAGATACCTCATCCGGCGAGCGAAAGCCTGCGCCGCAAACTCGAAAAAGATCTGGGTGAAGCTGCCCGCCTCGGTATCCAGGGGGTGCCGTATTTTGTCTTTGAAAATCAATGGGCCATTTCCGGGGCACATCCACCGGAATCCTTTCTTCCTCTTATTGATGCAGCCATTGCCCAGAAAACCTCTCCCTAG